In one window of Megalops cyprinoides isolate fMegCyp1 chromosome 24, fMegCyp1.pri, whole genome shotgun sequence DNA:
- the LOC118771477 gene encoding polyadenylate-binding protein 2-like isoform X2, translating into MAEFGNGLAEESLLDSDPGHPELEDPGVGDDEPGLEEGEAAIEDPELEAIKARVREMEEEAEKLKELQNEVEKQMNLSPPPAGPVIMSIEEKIEADGRSIYVGNVDYGATAEELEAHFHGCGSVNRVTILCDKYTGHPKGFAYIEFADKESVRTAMALDESLFRGRQIKVGAKRTNRPGISTTDRGFPRARFRSRGGSFSSRARYYSGYTPSRGRGRAFRGRGRATSWYSPY; encoded by the exons ATGGCCGAGTTTGGGAACGGGCTTGCGGAGGAATCGTTGCTGGACTCAGACCCGGGGCACCCGGAATTAGAGGACCCCGGCGTGGGCGACGATGAGCCCGGGCTAGAAGAGGGAGAGGCCGCTATCGAGGACCCG gagctggaggctaTTAAAGCCCGGGTgcgagagatggaggaggaggcggagaagctgaaggagctgcagaacGAGGTGGAGAAACAGATGAACCTGAGCCCTCCACCTG ctggGCCTGTCATCATGTCTATAGAAGAGAAAATTGAGGCAGACGGGAGGTCTATTTACGTAGGAAAC gTGGATTACGGCGCCACGGCAGAGGAACTCGAAGCTCACTTTCACGGCTGCGGCTCCGTCAACAGAGTCACCATCCTGTGTGACAAATACACCGGGCATCCCAAAGG gtttgCATATATCGAGTTTGCAGACAAGGAGTCGGTGCGAACAGCTATGGCTCTGGACGAATCTCTCTTCAGAGGACGACAGATCaag gtgggAGCGAAGAGGACGAACAGGCCGGGCATCAGCACCACGGACCGCGGCTTCCCCAGGGCGCGCTTCCGCTCGCGGGGGGGCAGCTTCTCGTCCCGCGCGCGCTACTACAGCGGATACACACCCTCCCGAGGCAGAGGACGGGCCTTCAG ggGCCGAGGGCGAGCGACATCGTGGTATTCCCCTTACTAa
- the LOC118771477 gene encoding polyadenylate-binding protein 2-like isoform X1 — protein MAEFGNGLAEESLLDSDPGHPELEDPGVGDDEPGLEEGEAAIEDPELEAIKARVREMEEEAEKLKELQNEVEKQMNLSPPPAGPVIMSIEEKIEADGRSIYVGNVDYGATAEELEAHFHGCGSVNRVTILCDKYTGHPKGFAYIEFADKESVRTAMALDESLFRGRQIKVGAKRTNRPGISTTDRGFPRARFRSRGGSFSSRARYYSGYTPSRGRGRAFRFQDQWRLTAPSPVAAAPSAVSAGSLPLSAPSIHTHPILSMWGGGVGGQGDHRPTIGGIYYNSKR, from the exons ATGGCCGAGTTTGGGAACGGGCTTGCGGAGGAATCGTTGCTGGACTCAGACCCGGGGCACCCGGAATTAGAGGACCCCGGCGTGGGCGACGATGAGCCCGGGCTAGAAGAGGGAGAGGCCGCTATCGAGGACCCG gagctggaggctaTTAAAGCCCGGGTgcgagagatggaggaggaggcggagaagctgaaggagctgcagaacGAGGTGGAGAAACAGATGAACCTGAGCCCTCCACCTG ctggGCCTGTCATCATGTCTATAGAAGAGAAAATTGAGGCAGACGGGAGGTCTATTTACGTAGGAAAC gTGGATTACGGCGCCACGGCAGAGGAACTCGAAGCTCACTTTCACGGCTGCGGCTCCGTCAACAGAGTCACCATCCTGTGTGACAAATACACCGGGCATCCCAAAGG gtttgCATATATCGAGTTTGCAGACAAGGAGTCGGTGCGAACAGCTATGGCTCTGGACGAATCTCTCTTCAGAGGACGACAGATCaag gtgggAGCGAAGAGGACGAACAGGCCGGGCATCAGCACCACGGACCGCGGCTTCCCCAGGGCGCGCTTCCGCTCGCGGGGGGGCAGCTTCTCGTCCCGCGCGCGCTACTACAGCGGATACACACCCTCCCGAGGCAGAGGACGGGCCTTCAG GTTTCAGGACCAGTGGAGGCTGACCGCCCCTTCTCCCGTGGCtgcagcgccctctgctgtctCGGCgggctctctccccctctctgccccctccattcacacacaccctATCCTGTCtatgtgggggggtggggtcgggGGCCAGGGCGACCACCGCCCCACTATAGGGGGGATTTACTACAACAGCAAGCGCTAa